Proteins encoded together in one Penaeus vannamei isolate JL-2024 chromosome 41, ASM4276789v1, whole genome shotgun sequence window:
- the LOC113810939 gene encoding proteoglycan 4, with the protein MPAPPSTENLHSRGPPHALSVEVSPPEEYFRGVSPLCRKMLDDMTAVREKWGDTWNELSYQQQCRVIDQAMVDEATVRRYEAGEHRGACEEPECEYFPKLKLPTGQKVVCDENLTARGFSCSWRDEHSAPFSWHTRSQMDLTLDTPPATPTHPSTPTEPPPTTVEGQGRVIPGGRAVYTARPVSLPRPPRFRWHYDPPGSPDPPSVVVAAPRSATLPSNLNREARRANTSKYMLIRNKADGGEGGGGILAKIRGAVAALTATCLPLKATSGQNSLLSLYNAPKEGGEPELRPPHVRVQATEPKDPQAPSGQVPGPADANGNPGGFANNPLSDLASDPALVGYYCTLPDEDDDDAPYTPRAALLPERTKVTVNTPVTPELEASYRQIPDGAPARLSSEGPSTETISSAFTSPLSACLPTPVPTPTACETARPALAEGVPATPAAAPTPPPSQAPSQEPACVLRRPREKNPSPELSEKEHDLLEEFNINLELSASEKRESNIPKTGFDFLDNW; encoded by the exons ATGCCGGCGCCCCCCTCCACGGAGAACCTGCACTCCCGGGGTCCTCCTCACGCTCTCTCCGTTGAAGTGTCTCCCCCCGAGGAGTACTTCCGCGGCGTGTCACCTCTCTGTCGGAAGATGCTGGATGACATGACAGCCGTCCGGGAGAAATGGGGGGACACGTGGAACGAACTCTCGTATCAACAGCAATGTCGCGTCATCGATCAGGCTATGGTGGACGAG GCAACAGTCCGAAGGTACGAGGCCGGGGAGCACCGAGGGGCCTGCGAGGAGCCCGAGTGCGAATACTTCCCGAAGCTGAAACTCCCCACCGGACAGAAGGTCGTTTGCGACGAGAACCTCACCGCCAGAGGATTC TCCTGCAGCTGGCGCGATGAGCACTCGGCCCCCTTCTCCTGGCACACGCGCTCGCAGATGGATCTGACGCTCGACACGCCCCCGGCCACGCCCACGCACCCCAGCACCCCGACGGAGCCCCCGCCCACCACCGTCGAGGGCCAGGGGCGCGTGATCCCGGGCGGGCGCGCCGTCTACACCGCCCGCCCGGTGTCCCTGCCGCGGCCGCCGAGGTTCCGCTGGCACTACGACCCGCCGGGCAGCCCCGACCCGCCGTCCGTGGTGGTGGCGGCGCCGCGCTCGGCCACGCTGCCCTCCAACCTCAACCGCGAGGCCCGCCGCGCCAACACCTCCAAGTACATGCTTATCCGCAACAAGGCggacggcggcgagggcggcggcggcatcCTGGCCAAGATCCGCGGCGCCGTCGCGGCCCTCACCGCCACCTGCCTCCCCCTGAAGGCCACCTCGGGCCAgaactccctcctctcgctctacAACGCCCCGAAGGAGGGCGGGGAGCCCGAGCTGCGCCCGCCGCATGTGCGCGTGCAGGCGACGGAGCCGAAGGACCCCCAGGCGCCCTCGGGCCAGGTGCCGGGGCCCGCCGACGCGAACGGCAACCCCGGGGGCTTCGCCAACAACCCGCTGTCCGACCTGGCGTCCGACCCGGCGCTCGTCGGCTACTACTGCACGCTCcccgacgaagacgacgacgacgcccCCTACACGCCGCGCGCCGCCCTCCTGCCCGAGAGAACCAAGGTCACCGTGAACACGCCCGTCACGCCCGAGCTCGAGGCCTCCTACAGACAGATTCCCGACGGGGCCCCGGCGAGGCTCTCGTCCGAGGGCCCCTCGACGGAGACCATCTCCTCGGCCTTCACGTCGCCCCTCTCGGCCTGCCTGCCCACACCGGTCCCGACGCCCACGGCCTGCGAGACGGCGAGGCCCGCCCTTGCCGAGGGCGTCCCTGCCACGCCAGCCGCCGCCCCGACCCCGCCGCCGTCGCAGGCCCCGTCGCAGGAGCCCGCCTGCGTCCTGCGGCGTCCTCGGGAGAAGAACCCTTCGCCAGAGCTGAGCGAGAAGGAGCACGACCTCCTGGAGGAGTTCAACATCAACCTCGAGCTCAGCGCGTCGGAGAAGCGTGAG AGCAATATTCCGAAAACCGGCTTCGACTTCTTGGACAACTGGTAA